One segment of Hemibagrus wyckioides isolate EC202008001 linkage group LG05, SWU_Hwy_1.0, whole genome shotgun sequence DNA contains the following:
- the LOC131353021 gene encoding tumor necrosis factor receptor superfamily member 14-like: protein MVSSLVHIFCVAAIFFQNIELCICTCEQDEYEINGECCPMCSPGYHIESHCTELTETTCAPCQGSTYSAKPNGLPVCSNCTMCSTVNRLRVKTKCTRNSDTVCEPLEGFYCTDEHRGSCRYAVEHKKCTPGQYIKQKGTAVKDTECALCENGTYSKGSFQICKQHTKRFTPAALIAVIIAAVVPTVLTLFGFAAFYEIRHNTSMEAASLDCRLAHAVVRYH from the exons ATGGTGTCCAGTTTGGTGCATATTTTCTGTGTTGCTGCCATTTTCTTCCAGAATATTGAACTGTGTATTTGCACTTGTGAAcaagatgaatatgagataaATGGAGAATGCTGCCCCATGTGTTCACCTG GATACCACATTGAAAGTCATTGCACTGAACTCACCGAAACAACCTGTGCGCCATGTCAAGGATCAACATACTCTGCTAAGCCTAATGGCCTTCCTGTTTGCTCTAATTGTACAATGTGCAGTACTG TAAATAGATTAAGAGTAAAGACAAAGTGCACAAGGAATTCAGATACCGTTTGTGAGCCTCTGGAGGGATTTTACTGTACTGATGAACACAGGGGCAGCTGCAGATATGCTGTGGAACACAAAAAATGCACCCCTGGACAATACATAAAGCAGAAAG GAACAGCAGTTAAAGATACTGAATGTGCATTGTGTGAAAATGGTACATACTCCAAAGGCTCCTTTCAAATTTGTAAACAACATACAAA GAGATTCACTCCAGCAGCTCTAATAGCTGTCATCATAGCTGCAGTGGTGCCTACAGTTTTGACTTTGTTTGGATTTGCTGCATTTTATGAAATAAGACATAACACGTCTATGGAG GCTGCCTCCCTTGACTGCCGACTGGCTCACGCAGTTGTCAGATATCATTAA
- the LOC131353014 gene encoding tumor necrosis factor receptor superfamily member 14-like isoform X1, translating to MYTSLTLRDGGISQAVLVDLREQVAVRGVIRALRFTLPHNVYTNEFKYVEHMMPTMRLCDFICLTLLNLIIVMCCKACNTAEYEIDGECCPMCSPGHHVFKHCDSQLGTQCKVCTGSTYTDVPNGLTACLPCAVCDEGNGVHVKHKCSYTSDALCEPLTGYYCTETQGESCRKAQEHSTCLPGQYIYQNGTALMDTVCQDCPEETYSDGSFMHCKPHTKCESLGQITITQGTQQSDAVCSHQPSNLGLIIGILVPSLLVVVILSILLWKKKKTFNTL from the exons atgtacacctctcttaccctgagagatggtgggatcagtcaagcagtgctagtagatctgagggagcaagttgcagtgcgaggagtaatcagagctttgag GTTTACGTTACCACACAATGTTTACACTAATGAGTTTAAGTATGTTGAACATATGATGCCCACCATGCGATTATGTGACTTCATATGTTTAACATTACTGAATCTCATTATTGTAATGTGCTGCAAAGCGTGCAACACTGCTGAGTATGAAATTGATGGGGAGTGCTGTCCAATGTGTTCTCCTG GTCACCATGTGTTTAAACACTGCGACAGTCAATTAGGCACACAGTGTAAAGTGTGCACTGGATCAACCTACACCGATGTCCCGAACGGATTAACGGCATGTCTcccctgtgctgtgtgtgatgaag GTAATGGAGTACATGTAAAGCATAAGTGTTCGTACACTTCAGATGCACTCTGTGAACCTTTGACAGGATATTATTGTACAGAAACTCAGGGTGAGAGCTGCAGAAAAGCCCAAGAGCACTCCACCTGCCTACCTGGCCAATACATCTACCAGAACG GAACAGCTTTAATGGATACAGTATGTCAGGACTGCCCAGAGGAGACATATTCAGATGGTTCATTTATGCACTGCAAACCACATACAAA ATGTGAGTCTTTGGGGCAGATAACAATCACACAGGGAACACAGCAGAGTGATGCAGTGTGCAGCCATCAACCGTCTAATCTGGGCCTCATTATTGGGATTTTGGTGCCATCTCTACTGGTGGTGGTCATATTAAGTATTTTACtttggaagaaaaagaaaacatttaacacactgtaa
- the LOC131353014 gene encoding tumor necrosis factor receptor superfamily member 14-like isoform X2, producing the protein MMPTMRLCDFICLTLLNLIIVMCCKACNTAEYEIDGECCPMCSPGHHVFKHCDSQLGTQCKVCTGSTYTDVPNGLTACLPCAVCDEGNGVHVKHKCSYTSDALCEPLTGYYCTETQGESCRKAQEHSTCLPGQYIYQNGTALMDTVCQDCPEETYSDGSFMHCKPHTKCESLGQITITQGTQQSDAVCSHQPSNLGLIIGILVPSLLVVVILSILLWKKKKTFNTL; encoded by the exons ATGATGCCCACCATGCGATTATGTGACTTCATATGTTTAACATTACTGAATCTCATTATTGTAATGTGCTGCAAAGCGTGCAACACTGCTGAGTATGAAATTGATGGGGAGTGCTGTCCAATGTGTTCTCCTG GTCACCATGTGTTTAAACACTGCGACAGTCAATTAGGCACACAGTGTAAAGTGTGCACTGGATCAACCTACACCGATGTCCCGAACGGATTAACGGCATGTCTcccctgtgctgtgtgtgatgaag GTAATGGAGTACATGTAAAGCATAAGTGTTCGTACACTTCAGATGCACTCTGTGAACCTTTGACAGGATATTATTGTACAGAAACTCAGGGTGAGAGCTGCAGAAAAGCCCAAGAGCACTCCACCTGCCTACCTGGCCAATACATCTACCAGAACG GAACAGCTTTAATGGATACAGTATGTCAGGACTGCCCAGAGGAGACATATTCAGATGGTTCATTTATGCACTGCAAACCACATACAAA ATGTGAGTCTTTGGGGCAGATAACAATCACACAGGGAACACAGCAGAGTGATGCAGTGTGCAGCCATCAACCGTCTAATCTGGGCCTCATTATTGGGATTTTGGTGCCATCTCTACTGGTGGTGGTCATATTAAGTATTTTACtttggaagaaaaagaaaacatttaacacactgtaa
- the LOC131353015 gene encoding tumor necrosis factor receptor superfamily member 14-like, whose product MKSGEETFLSLFFKTECTLMMTFTLEHTFIFAAIFLLNIRLCFCACARAEYEINKECCPMCAPGSHVYRHCTEFVSTTCVPCVDSFTSEPNGLLKCLSCAVCDPGQGLRVKTACTRISDTVCEPLEGFYCTNYEKGSCTQAVEHKKCSAGQYINQKGTADKDTECAGCKNGTYSDGSLENCKQHTKCKDLGLGEIKPGSSTSDAECGNKTNSLQVALIVGIIVFIAVVAVAVVLFFKFRHRIGRCSDRNAEKEQGTEIDEVETPTLRTEFLP is encoded by the exons ATGAAGAGTGGAGAggaaacatttctttctcttttttttaagactGAATGCACTTTAATGATGACATTCACTTTGGagcatacatttatttttgctgcTATTTTTCTCCTGAACATTAGACTGTGTTTTTGTGCTTGTGCTCGAGCTGAGTATGAGATCAATAAAGAATGTTGCCCCATGTGTGCACCTG GAAGCCATGTTTATAGACATTGTACAGAATTTGTTAGCACGACTTGTGTGCCATGTGTTGACTCTTTCACTTCTGAACCAAATGGTCTTCTAAAATGCCTtagctgtgcagtgtgtgatcctg GGCAAGGCTTGAGAGTAAAGACAGCCTGCACACGAATTTCAGATACAGTTTGTGAGCCACTGGAGGGATTTTACTGTACTAATTATGAGAAGGGTAGTTGTACACAAGCTGTGGAACACAAAAAATGCAGTGCTGGACAATATATAAACCAGAAAG GAACAGCAGATAAAGATACTGAATGTGCTGGATGTAAAAATGGTACCTACTCTGATGGCTCACTTGAAAATTGCAAACAACATACAAA GTGTAAAGATTTAGGACTTGGAGAAATCAAACCAGGATCATCAACATCTGATGCTGAGTGTGGAAATAAAACCAATTCACTTCAAGTGGCCCTAATAGTTGGAATCATAGTTTTCATTGCAGTTGTGGCTGTAGCAGTAGTACTTTTTTTCAAATTTAGACATAGGATTGGCCGATGTTCAG ATAGGAATGCTGAGAAAGAACAAGGTACAGAAATTGATGAAGTG GAAACACCTACATTAAGGACAGAATTTCTGCCATAA